The genome window CATGACGGAAAATTGAGATTGGCAGAGGTGGTGTTTACTGGTAATGCCGAAGAAGATTTAGCATTGCTCTTAATTAGCGATTTTACCTTCGACCAGAACACAGGGGAACAAGTGGAATTTCCCCAAGAATATCCTCCCCTAGAGTTGTCTTTTGATGTGAAAGTGGGAGATAGAGTAATTGCGGTGGGCAATCCTTTGGGGCAGTTTGCTTCAACTGTAACTCAAGGTATTGTGAGTGCTATTCGAGAACCTGACGAGTATGAAGAAGGCGACGAAGAAGATGATAGTGTTGCTGAGGTAAAGGTGTTACAAACGGATGCGGCGATTAATCCGGGAAATTCCGGCGGGCCGCTGATTAATATGGCCGGTCAAGTGGTTGGGGTGAATACGTGGGGATGGGAAGATGCTGATAATATTAATTTGGCGATCGCCTCTGAAGCTTTGGATGATTTTTTAGCGGGATTTGAAGAAACTTTTGAGGACGATTCTCAGAATTAGTCAAAAGAGTTAGGGAAGTTTTGTCAATGTGAGCGATCGTACTTTTTTTGAAACGCAGATGCACGTAGATTGACGCGGATGGGAGAAGGACGGTCGCATTTTTGAGTAAAGTGCGATCGCCCTTAATCCAAGTCTAAATGCAATTTAATAGCAGCATCTACCAACTGCATGATTTCCTCAGTTATACTTCCTACTACGTCACTGTTGATTCGCTGTTTAGAAATTGTCCGCACTTGCTGTGCTTGCACTTTTGAAGGTTTGGACAAACCACTCTCCTCTGGATTTAGCAATACCTCAAAAGGATAAATGCGAGTAACATTTGACGTAATCGGTAAAATCGTGACTGTATTTGCAGCACGGTTATTGGCATCATTGCTGACTATTAACATGGGACGGCGTTTATCCATCTCGGAACCCACCGCAGGGCTTAGGTTTGCATAGTAAATTTCACCACGTTTTATCTGTCAGTCCATCTGCAACTGTCGCGTCCCAATCCGGGTCATTTTCTAGAGATGCTTCTCGGTAGGCCAACTCTAGTTCCAAACGCCTTAATAACTTCAGTGCTACTTCTATTACTTGGGAGTCAGATTCGCAGCCCTTGGCAATTTTGTAGCTTTCAATAAACTGTGCTAGCGATCGCGGTAAGGAAATCGATATTTGTTCAGCTTGGGTCATCTTAGCAATTGGTAATTACAAAGATTATTTTTACATTATAGCACGGGCGATCGAGCCAAGTAAATTTTACTATTGACACAGCGATCGCCTGTTTTTGGGAAAGAGCGAGCGCCCTTTTTTACCACAGATTAACGCGGATGGAAGAAGAGCGAGCGCCCTTCCACACAAAGGATCGATCGCTCTTCGCAAAATAAAAGCGAGCGCCCATAATATCTGTAGGGGCGAAGCATTCCCCACGACTGGCTTGACAGCCGAGTTTGTGTCAAATAAAATAAATATATAGTTCTCTGATTATTAACTGATAAAATATATCTATTAGACGAACTAATAAAACTGACTCAAAGGCTAATTTATGGTAAACATAATTTCTGAACATATTACAATTAATCCCGGTTTTTGCGGTGGGAAACCTTGCATTACTGGACATCGAATTAAGGTACAAGATGTGGTAATTTGGCATGAGGAAATGGGAATGTCACCAGAGGAGATTATTTACCATTATCCTTCAATTACTCTAGCTGATGTTTATGCAGCTTTGACTTATTATCACGATCGTCGTGAAGAAATTAGGACACAAATTAGAGAAGATGAAACCTTTGTTCGCGGGTTACAAGCCCAAAATCCGTCTATCCTTCAGCAAAAATTAAAAAGCCTAAATGTCAAGAACTCTTAACTTTCATTTGGATGAAAATGTAAGTAATGCTATTGCGATCAGCCTGCGAAGGTATGAGATTAATGTGACGACTACAACGGAAGCAGGCTTATTGGGAAAGCCTGATGAACTTCATGTAGAATTTGCGATAGCCGAAGGGAGAGTAATTTTTACTCAAGATGCAGATTTTTTAAGGATAAATCAAACTGGATTACCTCATAATGGGATTATTTACTGCCAGAAAAATAGTCGCTCGATTGGAGAAATTTTGAGAAGTTTGGTATTGATTTGGGAGTATCTTGATTTGGACGATCTGACAGGGCGTGTGGAGTTTATTTAAAACTAGCGATCGCCCTTCTCATC of Oscillatoria nigro-viridis PCC 7112 contains these proteins:
- a CDS encoding S1C family serine protease — protein: MSAREIQLKLELKKVQQLYSKMQADQQALQKQLKEFKTQAGNFSDVVEQVLPSVVSIYVMDWDTEEEISSGSGFFVSPDIIVTNYHVVEDIADEDYFYEEDEVEQVLVETHDGKLRLAEVVFTGNAEEDLALLLISDFTFDQNTGEQVEFPQEYPPLELSFDVKVGDRVIAVGNPLGQFASTVTQGIVSAIREPDEYEEGDEEDDSVAEVKVLQTDAAINPGNSGGPLINMAGQVVGVNTWGWEDADNINLAIASEALDDFLAGFEETFEDDSQN
- a CDS encoding type II toxin-antitoxin system PemK/MazF family toxin, which translates into the protein MDKRRPMLIVSNDANNRAANTVTILPITSNVTRIYPFEVLLNPEESGLSKPSKVQAQQVRTISKQRINSDVVGSITEEIMQLVDAAIKLHLDLD
- a CDS encoding DUF433 domain-containing protein; protein product: MVNIISEHITINPGFCGGKPCITGHRIKVQDVVIWHEEMGMSPEEIIYHYPSITLADVYAALTYYHDRREEIRTQIREDETFVRGLQAQNPSILQQKLKSLNVKNS
- a CDS encoding DUF5615 family PIN-like protein; protein product: MSRTLNFHLDENVSNAIAISLRRYEINVTTTTEAGLLGKPDELHVEFAIAEGRVIFTQDADFLRINQTGLPHNGIIYCQKNSRSIGEILRSLVLIWEYLDLDDLTGRVEFI